Within the Glycine soja cultivar W05 chromosome 3, ASM419377v2, whole genome shotgun sequence genome, the region AGTTCTCTAAACAAGTTAAATTATGACacgtatatttatttttttggaaaggtttctaattttttttggtaaggAGGCACGTATATTTATTTAAACCCatgttatctttaaaaatattcagaatttataaaagtattttatctCCTAAAAATAATGATACCACAAAACCAGGTATGAAGTAAAAGATATAAgtgtaatcattttttttagagtACACTGTAGTCattcatattatttttggataaatCAGGTATCTTTTATCCTTTAACCAAAAGCTAAGATTAATCTCTCATCTAACAGATTAACCTCTCTTTAAGAGATGTTTTTTTCATTCACGTAACATATGTATGGACTTGTGATCAAATAGGATAGCATTACGGTTCATGTTTGACACTTCAAACTCTACAAGACAATTTGTGTGTCAGATACAAGAAAATGAAGTTAATATCATTCCACATCACTAGTTATTCACAACCAGGGAATACCATGTCATATTTCTCTTTCTCAAATAACAAAAGTTCATATAATAACTACTAGTGGCCATTGATAATGATTATACATTGCAAATTAAATTACCTTGGCAAGTAGTCTCTCATTAACTCTTGAGAAAACTATTTCAACCATTTGTTTCCAAGATTTTCATTCCATTTGCAATATTAACTTCATTTTCCACGGTTCTGGCCAATTCAACCGATGCTCCAATGTAAGTATCCGGTGGTAACTTTAATAGATCCATCAATTTGCTTCTTTTGGAATATCTAATAAGCCTTCAATGAAGTCTCTAATGCTCTTTTTGTTGACAGCTTTCCCTCTAGTTAACTCCTTTGACTCTTGTAAGGCTCAAAAACAACATATCCATGCAATACCTAAATATATAGATTTGCAAACAATTTGTGCTAAATTTTGAAAGGGAATGAAAAGCAACATCAAGAGTAGTATGCATAAAAGAATCTTGGCTCCGAATAAAGTCATTTCCTTCCTCTTTAAGGCACAAGAGAAAAATGCAACCCAATTGAGCACAGCCAAGCTACAACCCACTTTccaccaaaaattaaaatagtaaaacCAAGAACACCAGCTAAAATCAAAATAGCACTAAACTGGAAGCAAAAATACTTATCaattgtaaatttgtaatggtaaaaaaaatgagtCAATAGACAATAGAGTCCGAAGCTTCTTATTCCTTACTTGAGCAAGAAACATTGAGGGAGTGTGTgaagcaagaaaataaaatgcagGAATATGAAAATCTACTTTACCTTTCTTACAAAGCAAATTCCAAATAATTGAGGAAAGAAAATTTAGAAGACGAAATTAGCTTCATTTAAATTAGCCATACCAAATATCCCCTGCAGTCAGAATTTTTCAAGGGCATCACATACTGATGATAATCTTATCCATCTATCACAACTGGGCACCTCTGATGTTACTCCATCGATACATATGCACCAATCAACTCCTAATGCATGTTATTCCTACCATGCTAcaagaaaagtaaaatttatacAATGTAAGGTATGAAAACTATTAAGAAGACAGTCTTCAGCCAGATGAGCTCCTGTGAGGTTTCATTTGAGTATTTGACATATTTATCAGTTAGATCAAAGTAATGATAGAAATCATAAAGACATGAgtcaaggaaaagaaataatttgcaaTTTCATTGACAGAAAAATCAAGATTTGGACTTTCTTCGAAAATACCATACGGAACCAATTGTTTCTATCAACTGCCATTTTTTAAACAACATGGAAACAGTAACATGGAAACAGTGTCCATCCAATGAGTACAATCAAGAGAATTATATCATTCTGCATAAAAAAACATGTGCGAAGTGGCTAGTGTGCAGAATCCTCTTGGTACAACACAGCTGCAATTGTCATAAGGAAAGCATAAACTGCTTTGGGTAACCATTGCACCAGTTTCCCAACAACTGGGACTCGTTCAGTAGCTTTCTTTGTTACTGCAGCAACTGTTGGTGTTGCAACCAAAGTGGCAACAAGTTTTCTTCGAACAACATTGAATGTTTCGGGTGCCATTTGCTCGAAGAAACCAAAAAATTCGTCACGGTTAATTTGGCCATCCTCGTTGTCATCACAGAACTGCAAATTTGTTATGAATCACACTAAATTCCAACATACCATTAATTATAATatgcaggaaaaaaaattcaatatagtTGAAGCAATTGACAAATTCTGTTGGCCTTAACAAAGTTGTACATATAGCTTATCTTAGGAGAGTTGAATTTTAACATAGGTAAGcacaaagagaaagaagatttatagaaaaatgaaaatgagccTTTCAACTTGCACGATAAAAAATTTCCATGTTGATTCCGATTGAAAAGAATGATAAGGCCTCGTATATAGATCGCAACAGCTAGCTTGTTGAAGGTATAATAAAGCTCTAATGGAAAGTACAGAACACCTTTGATTATTTGTGCAATGGCATGCTCAGTCTAATTTTGGCTTGCATCTCAGAAATTAACAAACTAGCATGCATTATGCAATTtctacaaaatagaagaatttcTGCATCCAAATTTCCAAAATGAACCCAAAACTATGTCTCAAATTTTCCATGTTGACACAACTATCTATCAAATGAACCCAAAACTCTACCATAAACAAGTTAATAGATGAACAACCAGGATTGCTTCTCATATTCAAACTCTCCATTGCCATTAAATTGAAGTAAACGAATTAGTAACCTATTATTAAAGAGATGAAAACTGTATATAGTGTATTACAAGGTTAAAACAGAAAACACTATTGCATAGATTTATTTCCAGTGTAAAATTTTCATACTTTTAAGTAGATAGAATACTTAGTTTGATCCCATTATGACACATTAAATTACCGTGATGACTTGTTTTATTCTGTCTTTTGACGGAGGATCAAAATGGGGGCCGGGAATATACTTGTTGATATCACTACAATGTAAAACAGATCACTTTTAGAAGGGCTAATCAAATTTATTCAGCATTTCAGAAACATATTATCAATGTCACCAAAATGTAAAACACAGGCTTCTTACTTGTACACAAGTAAAATAGCAATATACAGATCTCCAAATCTCAAATTATTTTGTGCTGGATTCTTTACTCGGTCAAAAACTCGATCTGTTATCTTTCTTATTTGCCTTTTCCTCCACTCCTTACCTGTGTAAACACAAGCAAAGGCATTGAGCACTACAACTTGACCACTCAACTGTATGCTATGTTTAATATGCTGTATCTTACATTTACATATGCAAGAATGTCATGTCCAGTTAATGAAGGCATAAAACCTAAGTTACCATTAAATCCAGTAACCTCATATTCAGGAAGAATGTTTTCAACCATCAAGGAAGTGAGTTTATTGAAATACCAATTATGCATAACAAAATCCATTAATAATTTAAGGGTTAGTCTGAAAAGTTaaaattgaagtatttaaaCTCTAAGGGATTTGATTCCTCTAAAGTGATCAACTCATTTTACAGAATAAattaaagtagtctcggtcctTGTTGAGAAAATTAACGGTTGATTAATCGGATCCAACTATAAGCTTCTTACATTCTGGCATTGAAATCACAGGCAATGCAGTGTTTATGGAATGGAAGTGAAGGAACAAATTATTATACCACAATTTATCTCAAAATGGCACGAGTTTAGACTTCAAGAGTACAAACATCCAAAAGACGattcaataaacaaacaaatccTGTAAAGGGATTTATGCAACttcccaatttaaaagcaaactCAAAGCTCAATCTCCAGCAGAAATCAAACATACGAATTGAACATCTCtcttattattagtattttaccAAAGTTGGATTCTCTAGAGCTTAAAATTGATATGTAGCTCATGAAGCTATAATCCAAAGGTGcataagtttttaaaatcaacatgatgctttatttaattttaaaaaaaaattaaggttaaAGATCTTTGCAGTTAATTAACATACATTTTAACTGTAGAGAATCTTGAtctgaagaagagaagaaatgaAGGAAGTGGAAGAATGAAAAGGGTGCAGGAACTGAAGATCAGGTAATGAAACAACAGAGCAAAAGTCAACAAAGATAAAGGCATGAAAGAGGAAAGTGATCAATAAGCACTGATCGGCAGCTTAAACCAAACTGCATGAAATCTTAACAgcgaaaaaaaatgttatattttgtactaaaataacaacaaaaaaacgtAACAAAGATAAAGGCATAGGATGAATAATTAACTGCACAAGGGTGCAGTTTTtttagaagcaacaacaataataatacctTGTAACTTGATGAAGAATCGTCCCATCCATGATAGGATACCAAACATATCTCACTCCAACTAGCTTGTGTTGTGTTCTGTGTGAGTTTCATGAGTTAGCTTTGAACTTAAGACTTGATGATGATGGTCGATATTCTTGTTTTCAGCTAACAAGTCACCCGGGAAACCCGCAACACCAAACATCTCAACCAaggttacttttttaaaaataaaagagaaaaaagaaaaaaaatagctaAAGAAAGTAGAAATTAATAGTTACATTTTAAaggtttaaaaagaaataaaaataattatatatattgaaagatTATTTAAGAATATGAAATATGTACACCaagtaattatctttattaatgataatagtaattaaatatgttttatttctggtaatacatttactttttttattttagtctttataatttttttttgaaaatgttacttggaaatttatttattttttgttttgattcttattttttttaattcttatattatattattattcttttattttagttcctataatattttgtttaatttatttcgaATTagcttcttaaaaaatatttgataaagattaaaaataaacgatttatatattataaggtCAGAAATGAGATAATACATATATCGTAAGGACCAAGACAAAACAACAAGGACCGaagctaaaataaaaataaaaattagaaggactatttaaaaaacaaaaaatttacaagcatcaaaataaaaaaaatagtatattacAATGACAAAAACTCCCATAAGATAATTGTGCTCTTGATTTTCTGCCTCACAAGGGGTGCCAATATCATGCCTCTGTTTACTTCCTCTATAGATTGACCATGTTGTCTAAGATAGATGTAGTGTTGTTTTATGatcatttgagttattttaagCCTCGTTTCTTCCTTCGAGGCTTCAACAGTTGAACCCTTGCAACATGTAAAGTAGTGTATTTCTGTTACCATATTATAACAGATTTCACTAGGGTTAATTTTATGTGATGAGGGTAGAGTGTTCTTTGAGTGTCAGTTTACCAAACCTGGAAAAGGGTGAATGTTGCTATTTGCTCATAAAAATTACTTTCTATTATCATCTTCATGACATGAAATTCAGAAGTATTAATATTGCATACACAAAAGGCTTTGTCATAAAATGTTACCAAAGGGAAttacatttcaattttcaactaaAATTTGCCCACAAGACTAACACAAACACCAGAAATGAGTAAGATGACTGCTAGGGCCATACTCATtattcaacacaaaaacaacaaacaaaagcatTTGCATTCATTCCTGAGCAAAAATAAGCACTTGTTTACCAACATTGCAGTCGCTAAAGAGGCCAACCAATGCTGCAGGTCCATTCTCAAGGCCCTCACAATGTCTTCCACATACACAACCTTCCCTTCTCTAATATGAGTCAGGACAAACTCCAAGAATTTTGGATATAAATGATAGAAATCATTTACAAGGAGATCTTCCATTTTCACTCGCTTAAATATGAGATTTGCCAAATTTGTTACACCATCTAATTGAGTAGGATTGTAATGTGAGATCATTCCACACACAGGTATTCTGCCATGGACTCTCATGTTCAAGAGCACAGCATCGATTGTCTTGCCCCCAACATTCTCAAAGTAAATGTCAATGCCTTTTGGAAAGTACCTGATTTGTTAATTGATATTCACTGTCACTTGTGTGTATCATGTTACTATGTGTAGTGACTAAACTTTTAAAGGCGATAAACAATGCAAATGAAATTTTCCCTGCCACAAACTGTTAAATACCAACCTTTTCAAAGTAGCATTGAGGTCTAGTTCTTCTTTGTAGTTGAAAGCTTCATCAAATCCAAATTTATTCAAGAGATCCACCTTGGTGCAATAGATATACATTTAATGAGAGAACGATTGAGGGATTGGCTGTGCTGATTTTACAGAGATTTATTCATGATTTCAAAAACTAtaaacaaattttgaaaatagaaatcaaacatgGCCTACATATTTTTTGCTGGTCTCCAAATCTTAAACAGGATGGATTTCTGGCCTTTTTAATCATACCCTTTTCTAAGAAAACATGTTCCTATTCCAAAATTGATGAGAAGGTGCAAGTACTTTCGTTAGTCTCGGTTAAATTTCTGATCATAAACTCATTGTTTATTGGTAATATATTGGAAGAGTTGGAGTTCGATAGTTAGAGTAGTACTTTGCATATAAACAAGAACACAGATCCACCAAGTAATGCAAATTTCTGTATTATAATAAAACATCAGAGTGTAACTTTTGATTTATGGCATAAATCATAATATGCtccttttttcaaaagaaaattatgtaCTTTAATTCTACCTACAATCTTGGAAAATCCCAAAATTATGAAGCATGTCTCAGTTTGCATTGTCAAGGGACTTCATAATCAAGAGAACAAATTCCCAAAGCTTGGAATTTTGAAAGAGTATTTCTGTAACATACATAGCCTAATTCAAACCCTCCTAGGGGAAAACACTTTGACCATTATTATTGTAAATACtctaattcaaaatatatagtaCTTTAAACACCAGACGAAATATCAAAGGTACATAACATTTTATgctaatttatcatttatgcaGGCACCTATGAcattaaaaatttgagaaataCCTTCTCTTTACTTCCAGCACTTCCAACAACATAACAACCAGTCCATTTAGCAAACTGCCCCACAAGTTGACTGATAAgaatagataaaaatgaaacagaTTTGAAAAGATAGAACAAAAATTTATAGATAATTTGAGATATTTTATTACACAGGTTTTCGAGAGCCTGTCTCTCCACAATTCAGATTCTTCCTAATTCCCCGAGTGCCTTACCCATTCTGGTTTACTTCTATTTATTACATCTAATGGACACAACTATTCTGAATGGTTGTGATTGTTCCCAAGGGTCATGCCCCCTTGATTCGCATCTCCTGACCTTGCATCCCTTGGGCGGATCATAATGGTTGGTTGTGACTGTTCCCAAGGGTCATGTCCCCTTGATTCACATCTTCTAACCTTGCACCCCTTGGGTGAATCGTAACTATTGGGTGGTTTACACCTTTTGGGTGGGTTGTAATTATTGGGTGGTTTGCACCCCTTGGGTGTTTGCGGGTGTACACCTTGGTGATGTGTGGCTTATACTTATGCTTATCAATAGCCCCGCCTAAAAGactcaccttgtcctcaaggtgataagTTGGAAAAACCTCTTGTAATTTAGCCACAGAGTCCCAACTATTTTCACTAGGAGGGAGATTTTGCCATTGAATTAAAACTTTCACGTTGTCAGGTTGTAATTCACGAATATCTAAAATAGAATATGGATAAGCTTGTAATTCCTGATCCTCAGATAACATAGGTGGTAAAGGTTGGGACTGGAACGAGTCACCAATGGCTTTCTTGAGGAGAGAGACATGAAAGACCGAATGAATTTTACTGTGAGATGGAAGATCCAACTTATAAGCAACCACAACCACCTTATTTAACACCTGGAAAGGACCATAAAACCGAGGGGAGAGTTTTTCATTAATCCTTTTAGCCGAGGATCTTTTCCTGTAAGGTTGTATCTTCAAGAACACCCAATCACCGACTGCATATTCTATGTCCCGACGGCGTTTGTTGGTATTTGCTCGCATGATATCTTGAGACTTCAACAAATTTTCTCTTAGAGTAGCCAATAATTCATCTCGAGCAATTGTTAGTTTATTGACTTCTTCAAGGCAGGAAGGAATGGTGGATCCCTTGAGAATGTGAGGGGGATCATGTCCATACAAAGCTTTGAAAGGAGATATCTTGCTTGAAGCGTTATAATTAGTGTTAAACAAAAATTCTGCTCATGGAAGACAAGAAGCCCATTTATTAGGCTTTGTTCCAGTTAAGCACCATAAATAAACTTCCAAGCATTGGTTGACAACTTCTGCCTGCCCGTCAGTTTGGGGATGATATGCTGAACTGAACTTAAGTTATGTACCAGCTGCTTTAAAAAGGGCATTCCAGAAGTTGCTTAAAAATAAAGGGTCACGATCTGAAACAATGGAAGACGAAAATCCATGCAATCTTACAATTTCCTGTAGAAAAACTCCAGCTACTTCGGTAGCGGTGAAAGGATGTCCTAATGATATGAAGTGGGCATACTTAGTGAGTCGGTCAACCACCACCAGGATTGTATCCTTCCCCTTGGATTTGGGCAGTCCTCCAATAAAATTCATAGAAATATTTGTCCATACTTGAGTAGGAATGGGTAATGGCTGTAGCAATCCTGCTAGAGACAAGTTGtcacttttgtttctttgaCAGACTTTGCAAGCAGCAACGAAATTCTTGATATCGGTTTTCATGCCTTCCCAATACACTATACTTGCTATTCTTTTGTAAGTTCTGAAGATACCTGAATGTCCTCCTACCAATgatgaatgaaattatttcaaaatgattGGAATCCGGGAGGAAGATTTGGATAGCACCAATTTCTCCTTGTAAAATAACTTTTGATCCCTCAAAGTATAGCCTATATGAGACGCGGGATCAATAATCAGGTCTTGCATGATTTTTTGTAACTTGCCATCTGGTTTGATCTCTTCTGTCCATTCCTTGAAATCTGGAATTTGTAAGACTGTCATGGCACAATAGGAACTTCTCCTGGAAAGGGCATCGGTGGTAGAATTTTCCTTCCCTGGCTTGTACTgtatttcaaaatcatatccTGCCAATTTGGAAATCCATTTGTATTGTTCCTCACTGAGCATTCTCTGTTCTAtcaaaaatttcaaacttttttgGTCAGTTTTGATAATAAAATGGTTTCCGAGTAAGTAGTGTTGCCATTTTTGGACCGCTTTCACTATTGCCATTAGTTCGCGATCATACACCGATTTCCTTTGGTTTCTTTTGGATATGGTAGTGCTCCAAAAGGCTAAGGGCCTTTCTTCTTGCATTAGAACCACTCTTAATCCAGTTCCACAAGCATCAGTTTCAACCATAAAAGGCTTTGAAAAGTCAGGTACTGCTAATGTAGGCGAACTGGTCATGGCTTGCTTAAGTTGTTCGAAGGCAATTTGTGCCTCTAGACTCCATTGGAAGGCATTTTTCTTCAACAGGTTGGTCAATGGCCTTGCTATTTTTCCATAATTATGAACAAACCTCCTATAATAGCCAGTAAGGCCTAAGAATCCCCTTAAGCTGGTGACATTCTTGGGCGTAGGCCATAATGTCATTGCTTCCAACTTCAGAGGATCTACGGATACACCTCCAGCGGAAATAACATGTCCTAGATATTCCAAGTTTGCTTGGCCGAAGGAGCATTTCTTGTCGTTGATCTTTAATTCACTTTGTTGCAACAATGTCAATACATTTCGTAGGTGTTGCTTATGTTCTTCCATGGAAGGGCTATATATTAGGATATCATCAAAGAATACTAAAACGTATTTTCGAAGTACTGGCCTTAAAACTTCATTCGTTAATGATTGAAAAGAAGATGGTGCGTTAGTAAGTCCAAAGGGAAGTACCATAAATTCATAGTGGCCTTCATGTGTGCGGAAAGCGGTTTTTGCAATGTATCTTCcttcattctgatttggtggTATCCAGATCTTAAATCCAGCTTTGAAAATATGCTAGCCCCTCCTATCTCGTCCAACAACTCTTAAATTACTGGGATGGGAAATTTGTCGAGAATGGTGATTTTGTTCAAAGCTCTGTAATCTACACAAAACTGccaattgttgtcttttttttttctgactaATATGACAGGACTGGAATAAGGACTCGTGGACAGTCGAAGATTCCTGCTTCTAACTTTTCAGCAACCAATTTTTCAATTTCTGTTTTCTGATAGTGAGGATACCTGTATGGTCTGATAGTTGCTATTTGGGCTCCTTCTTTAAGGTGAATGACATGGTCCTGACGACGTTGCGGAGGAAGTCCTTTTGTAGGTTCAAAGATAGAGGGGAAATCATGtagcacttttttttaattttggtggaATTGTATCCTTCTAATCTATCTTTGTTTGAATGTGGTGATAGTCGATAAGGAACCCTTTTCCCTGATGCAAAGCTTTCAACATAGATTTAAGTGAGATGTCTTTCTTTAAAAGTTCAGGTTCTCCCTTTATAATCACCTTTCTGCCATCAATCTTGAGGACCAACGTTAGTTCTTCAAAGTTGGCTCTAATCTCTCCTAACCTTGCTAACCAATCCGTACCTAAAACCATATCTATGCCTTCGAGGCCAAACAAGAAGAATTGCTGCTGTACCGGTACTTCTTGCACTTTCAGGCGAACTTCTCTACATACTCCCTTGCATTTAATTTTGTGTCCATCTCCAACTTCTACCACGTATGACGGAGTGTCATCCAcctttaattgtaatttttccaCCAGTTCCTTGGAAATGAAGTTATGGGTGGCACCGCAATCTATCAATACTTTAACTTTGTGATCATCAATATTTCCCCAAACCTTTAAGGATTGTCGAGAAGTAAATCCCACAATACTATTCATGGATAATTGGGGTGTTTCTCCAATTTCTGGTTTGGGTTCCTTTTCGGAGTCTTCAGCATCATCTTTATCTGTTACTAACATTATTCGAAGTTGTTTATTTCTGCATACATGAGAGGTGCTCCATTTTTCGTTACAGCGGAAACATCCCcctttcttcctcttctcttgAAGCTCTGCTTCGATTAATTGTTGAAATCCTTTGGGTCGGTTGCTGTTTTCTGGTGTGTTCACGGATGTACTGCTAGTGAAAGAATTAGAAGGGCCATTACTTTTTCCTCCACCTTTCTGACTCATACCATAAGTATCAGTCTTCGTATAGGATGGATTTCGGTAAGAGGTATTTATTGacttttgaaattgagtttgAAGCAACATTTGGTCCCACCTTCCAAATTGCTCTATTCTTCTACTCGATCAGTAATGCCTTCTTGACCATGATTGATAAAGTGGGGGGTTCATAGAGTTTGATTTCTGCCCCAATGTCTTCCTTCAATCTGTTCACAAAAATGTTCTTTAAATGTTCTTCACCAACATTTTTCAGCATTCCTGCAAACTTTTCGAATTGCTCAATGTACTCTTCCACCATTTCTTCTTGTTTAAGTGCAAGGAGGGCGGAAAAAGGGTTGAGAGTGGCTGAAGTTTGGAATCTTTCAAGAATGGAAACTTTGAAATCGCCCCATCCAATATCAGAATTGCAAGTCTCCCACCATTGGAACCAAGATAGTGCCTTTCCATCTAGCGCCACCATTATTGCTTGAATTTTCTCTTCTTCCAGTATATCTCTCATTTGAAAGAAGTGTTCCAATTTATTTATCCAACTATAAGCATCATATGTCCCATCATATATAGGGATTTCCAATTTTCTCCATCGTTCTATTTTTCCTTCACCGGCATGGTTTTTGGATGTCTCTTCTCTATTGATGGAACCTTTGGGTGTGCCATCATCTGAATGCTTGGACAAATTTTCCATCATGGCTTCTAGGCCCGCAAATCATGTTTTGAGTTGTTGTCGTTTTGCAACTCGATTTTGTCGGTCCGCCATTAACATCTCCAAAATTCTCTCCATTGTGTctggattttcaaaattaaatcgaGCTGTCACCATTGTTGGAAACAAGCACCGGATcaatgctctgataccaacttGATAAGaacagataaaaatggaacaGATTTGAAAAGATGAAACATAAATTTATAGATAATTTGAGATATTTTATTACACTGGTTTTCGAGAGCTCGTCTCTCCACAATTCAGATTCTTCCTAATTCCCCGAGTGCCTTGCCCATTCTGGTTTACTTCTATTATACTACATCTAATTGACACAACTATTCTGAATGGTTGTGACTGATCCCAAGGGTCATGCCCCCTTGATTTGCATCTCCTGACCTTGCACCCCTTGGGTGGATCATAATGGTTGGTTGTGACTATTCCTAAGGGTCATGTCCCCTTGATTCACATTTTTTCGATTGGTTGTGACTGTTCTCAAGGGTCATGTCCCCTTTCGGTTGATTGTGACTGTTCCCAAGGGTCATGTCCCCTTGATTCACATCTTCTGACCTTGCACCCTTTGGGTGGGTTGTAACTGTTGGGTGATTTGCACCCCTTGGGTGTTTGCAGGTGTACACCTTGGTGATGTGTGGCTTATGCTTATGCTTATCATTGACCAACTGCTCCAGAGGTAGCTGAAATGAAAACACTTTCCTTTCTTGGGAGAACCTACTTCAAAGAAATCGACATAAGCAGTCATCCAAGCCATACATGTgttcaaagaagaaaataacatgGATCATAAGCCACACCAAAAAGACAAAACTATGAGCCTAACATCCATAAGTTTGCTAAGATTTTTTGTGAATAAATAGAATGTATGctaaaacaacaaatataatatagtaCAATATAAATGTCATAACTAGAGGAGTTTATCACTTTATCATAGACAAGACGGTAAAAGATATTAAAGGACTAGTATGCTATCTGTCCAAATGAATACAAAggtcatttaattttgatttccaATCCAAAGATGGTTAAGCAGATATTTTAATGAATAAGGTATAAAATAAGTCTCCTCGGTGCCAACAGGGATTGGACTTTTTTacgaaaaaaggtaaaaataaaaaactatttacaTAAAAGGTGTAGTTTGAAAACTATTGGCAGGACATAGCAGATTTATTTTGACTTTTTACATTCGTTGTAATATAATTCATGTAA harbors:
- the LOC114406417 gene encoding uncharacterized protein LOC114406417 — protein: MFGILSWMGRFFIKLQGKEWRKRQIRKITDRVFDRVKNPAQNNLRFGDLYIAILLVYNDINKYIPGPHFDPPSKDRIKQVITFCDDNEDGQINRDEFFGFFEQMAPETFNVVRRKLVATLVATPTVAAVTKKATERVPVVGKLVQWLPKAVYAFLMTIAAVLYQEDSAH